Genomic window (Methanomassiliicoccales archaeon):
ATTCCATACGACAGTATCAGCAAGATTGCTTACTTCAAACAATCCGGGGAAAAATTTGTTCAGCACGGCTGCGTAAGCTTCAGTAAAAGAAATATTTGCAGATCCGAGTGAGAGAGAAATACCCATAACCAGTATCAACAGAAGAATGCAAAAAATTGAGAAAAATATTCTTTTGGCGAGAATCTTACGATATATATCTTTTTCATCGTTAACTTTGTCATCTTCCGCGAGAGTAAGATAGCGAATACGATACTTCAATAAGAATGCCTCCACCATATCATAGCAACTTTCTTTTTTCGCAAGAAAAGAAGTTCGCCATTTTCGCTCACAAGCTTTCTTTTCAAAAGTTGTTTCACCATCTCTGACTTATTCTCTGGAATATTGTAAATGCTCATAAAGTCTGAGACTGCTTCCTCAAAATTTGTGAACCGCCTTTTTGAAAGATAATCAAAGATTTCCACATTTGTTCTTATTCCGAGGAGAGACAGCATGTTAAATATTATCACATGATCAGTCATCTCAGCCATAATTCTCTTACCATACACTATCCTCTGGATCTCTTCTGGCATCCAGTCATCTGCTGAAGCGAATATGTATACCACTTTCTTTGCAGCCCTGTTTATTTTCGAAAGAGTTTCTCGAAGATCACACATTAGAATAGAAAAAGAGGCGAGGACAATATCATGTTGTTTAACGTCTTTTCCTATGACCACTTCTTCCCATGACTTATTTATATAAACGATATTTCGCAAGTTCTCTTTATCTGCATTTACCCTGAGATAAGAAAGCATATTTTCTGACGGTTCAATAACTGTAATTTTCTTTGCAATTTTTGCAATTGGAATCGTAAGCCTTCCACTTCCGGGACCGATTTCTAGAATTGAGTCTTCCTGATTCACTGCTATGCGTTGAAGTTGTTTCTCCGTTAGCTCATTCATCAAGAATCTACTTTCATTTTCTCTCGATGCCCAATTATTCCAAAATGCCACATTTCCTATTTCAACACGGTGAGTTGCGACCATTATATGTTTCCAAACACTATTCCAGTCTATTATGCGCACAAATACTTCCCTCCATTTTCTATTCTTGCAAATAATTAAAAAAGAATGAAAAATAAGCGCACATTTTTTCAATTAGGTGCGCCAATAACATCATCACCTATGACAATAGGCGGGAACAGGAATGTACCATGTTCGTCTAAGTCATACTCAAGATTCAGCCAATAACTAATATATTCCTGATGTATGGCTTCTGGATCAAGATCCTCAAAGAGCTCTGGCTGCAAAATCTTTGCGAGATAAACCGCACCAAGAACGCTGCCCATCGCATTGTTTCTAAAGTCGCCCGCAATGATATACACATCTCCATTGCGAACAGCTTTCACACTTGAAAGCAAAGGACGAGATACGATGTTTTGCCAAGTTTCATTAAGACTTATTGTACTATTCATATCGTATCCATATGCTGGTTGCTGCGTTTGGCCACCATATGTGTAACGTACTGCATGAACAAATATGAAGTCAGGATCTTTTTCGAGAACCCACTCTAAATCAACGGTGGAGTAGTAATTCGATCCAAGCCAGTCGGGAAGATCCTGCGCCACGGGCTTTCCACCAGCAAGTATACACATTTGCGATAATGGGTCAATAAGGTTGTAGGTCCGCATAGTCGTTTGGGTAGGATCGCGCATATAACCCACCATACCAGTCATGAGTACCCTAGGTTTATCATCCGCTGATAATGCCACGGTTCTGCTCTTAATCGAATCGATCAATCCGAAGATCCAGTTAACATATTCATGTGCTCTCTCTGACTTTCCTAGCATATATCCGGCCTTAAGCACTCCTTGAATGAATCGAGAATCGGCGGGCTTAATAACATCGGGCCAGTAGAGACCAAGAAAAACGACATCTACCCCTGGCAAATTTTGTCTTTTTTGATCAATATTGTAAGAAAATGTGAAAAGAACATCAAGATTAAGACTGAGAATAAATTCATAATCGGGCGCGTTCATATCCCCTAGGTTAACCACTTGATCTGCTTTTTCGGGAAGATAAAACCATCGCAGTTTATACGGCGCCATATCAACAGCTACTACCCTTTCTTCAACGCCTAAAATGCGCAACAGCTCCACGTTGCTCAAATACTCTGCTCCGATTCTTTCTATCGGGAGATTTACCCTCACAGGATTTCTATTGCCATCCAGAATCCATATGAATGATGCTGTTCC
Coding sequences:
- a CDS encoding methyltransferase domain-containing protein translates to MVATHRVEIGNVAFWNNWASRENESRFLMNELTEKQLQRIAVNQEDSILEIGPGSGRLTIPIAKIAKKITVIEPSENMLSYLRVNADKENLRNIVYINKSWEEVVIGKDVKQHDIVLASFSILMCDLRETLSKINRAAKKVVYIFASADDWMPEEIQRIVYGKRIMAEMTDHVIIFNMLSLLGIRTNVEIFDYLSKRRFTNFEEAVSDFMSIYNIPENKSEMVKQLLKRKLVSENGELLFLRKKKVAMIWWRHSY
- a CDS encoding ABC transporter substrate-binding protein, whose product is MTSSVLIFALPEKIINMINITLFKKVTRGTSMKLYKILAIVISSAIVVAAVGTYFLFTKNEPNEGESTPRFALEIYGNANLDERIDEKDIEFLEKIVSGQENETDFADANRDGVINQEDIDQVRVLVNGTASFIWILDGNRNPVRVNLPIERIGAEYLSNVELLRILGVEERVVAVDMAPYKLRWFYLPEKADQVVNLGDMNAPDYEFILSLNLDVLFTFSYNIDQKRQNLPGVDVVFLGLYWPDVIKPADSRFIQGVLKAGYMLGKSERAHEYVNWIFGLIDSIKSRTVALSADDKPRVLMTGMVGYMRDPTQTTMRTYNLIDPLSQMCILAGGKPVAQDLPDWLGSNYYSTVDLEWVLEKDPDFIFVHAVRYTYGGQTQQPAYGYDMNSTISLNETWQNIVSRPLLSSVKAVRNGDVYIIAGDFRNNAMGSVLGAVYLAKILQPELFEDLDPEAIHQEYISYWLNLEYDLDEHGTFLFPPIVIGDDVIGAPN